From a region of the Sminthopsis crassicaudata isolate SCR6 chromosome 6, ASM4859323v1, whole genome shotgun sequence genome:
- the LOC141547326 gene encoding LOW QUALITY PROTEIN: olfactory receptor 5P3-like (The sequence of the model RefSeq protein was modified relative to this genomic sequence to represent the inferred CDS: deleted 2 bases in 1 codon), whose protein sequence is MSGNNCTAVTEFILLGLTDDPTLHVILFVIFLGVYIVTLVGNLSIIMLIRNSSQLHTPMYLFFSNLAFVDIGFSSSVIPLMLITFLADETSIPLGGCVAQMCSAATLGTVECFLLAVMAYDRYMAICNPLLYSTNTSIGVCMLLLIESYVGGCMNAWIFMGCLLNQSFCEPNKINHFFCDYSPLLKLSNHQDDLAEILPAAGFLLDVIVITVLIISYVYILFSVLKINSTEGRPKAFSTCSSHLTAVTLFYGTLTFIYIIPKSSYSTYENKVVSVFYTVMIPMLNPLIYSLRNNEVKGALRKLISKKNSFFINSTKYNKYLLCIYCTRIGTYKEKNQCLCL, encoded by the exons ATGTCTGGCAATAACTGCACTGCTGTGACTGAATTCATTCTTTTGGGGTTAACAGATGATCCAACCCTTCATGTCATCCTCTTTGTGATATTTCTGGGTGTCTACATTGTCACCTTAGTTGGTAACCTTAGCATAATTATGTTGATCAGAAATAGCTCCCAACTTCACACCCCAATGTATCTTTTCTTCAGTAACTTGGCTTTTGTGGATATTggattttcctcatctgtcataCCTCTCATGCTCATTACCTTCCTGGCAGATGAGACCTCAATTCCTCTGGGAGGCTGTGTAGCCCAAATGTGTTCTGCAGCCACTTTGGGAACAGTGGAGTGTTTCCTGCTGGCTGTGATGGCTTATGATCGATATATGGCTATTTGTAATCCCTTGCTATATTCCACCAACACGTCTATTGGAGTCTGCATGCTGTTACTCATCGAATCCTATGTGGGTGGTTGTATGAATGCATGGATCTTCATGGGTTGCTTATTGAATCAGTCCTTCTGTGAACCCAATAAAATCAATCACTTTTTCTGTGATTATTCCCCACTTTTGAAACTTTCTAACCACCAAGATGATCTTGCTGAAATTCTTCCTGCTGCTGGATTCCTCCTGGAT GTAATTGTGATCACAGTGCTGATTATCTCTTATGTGTACATCCTCTTCTCTGTCCTGAAGATAAACTCCACTGAAGGAAGACCCAAAGCTTTTTCAACTTGCTCCTCCCACCtcacagcagtcactctcttctATGGGACCCTTAcattcatttatataatacctaagTCCAGCTACTCAACATATGAGAATAAAGTAGTATCTGTTTTCTACACTGTAATGATCCCCATGTTGAACCCCCTGATCTACAGTCTAAGAAACAATGAAGTAAAAGGGGCCCTGAGAAAACTGATAAgtaaaaaaaactcttttttcataaattctactaaatataacaaatatttattgtgtatttACTGTACTAGGATTGgcacatacaaagaaaaaaatcaatgtctTTGCTTGTAA